The genomic stretch TGCTCTATCCGTTAGAGCTACTGGCCTTCTTATTTTGTCTCCTTGTGCGCGGTATGTTTCTTGCAAAATTTACAGTACTTTTTGATTTCCAATCTATCAGGCGTTTTCTGTTTATTTTTTGTAGTTGTATAATTCCTAT from Pseudomonadota bacterium encodes the following:
- the rpmG gene encoding 50S ribosomal protein L33 yields the protein MRQLVTLACSECKNRNYTTTKNKQKTPDRLEIKKYCKFCKKHTAHKETK